Genomic window (Pseudomonadota bacterium):
TGTCCGGATTGTCGACAGATTGCCAGACGGGTACACCCTGATGTGCTTCTGGTTGAAGCGGAAAAAAGCCAGATTAAAATCGATCAGATTCGGGAACTCCACCATTATCTTGGCTTTGCTCCACTAAGCGGTCGGTTCAAGGTTGTCATTATTAATGATGCCCACTTGCTTAATGCCGCTGCCGCCAATGCACTGTTGAAAACCCTGGAGGAACCACCGGCGCAGACTATTTTTATCCTGGTTACCCATCGTCAGCAGGTGCTTTTGCCCACTATCCTGTCCCGCTGTATTGCCCTGACTTTTAAACCATTGAGCCATGCCGCGCTCAGGCAGATAGTAGTCGCCGGAGAAAATGATATTGATGCAAAATCAATGGATCGAGCGATTGCTTTGGGTGGGGGCAGTGTATCCATGACCAGATATTTCCTGGAAGAAAACCGCTTGGCCTGGCGCGATGACTTTCTTGTCCGAATATGTGCTTTATCAGCTGAAAATTATGAAGATATTTTTGCTCTTGCTGATGAAATAAATAAAGATACAGAAAACGTTGAAGTCGCACATTATGTGCTGGAAACCTTTGTTCGTGATGCGCTGGTCCTGGGTAACTCATCGGATATCAATGATCTGCTTTTATTTCATCCCGACCAGCTTGAATTATTGCGCAAGTTTGCTGCTAAGCGGACGCCGGAAAAATTAGTTTTCTGGTTGGAAGAGCTAAATCGCTTGCAAAATCGCTTACTTTTCAATATAAATATTAAGCTGGCCTGGGAGGCATTATTGCTGAAGCTGGTGGTGCTACAAATAAAAAAAGGATAATGTGATTTAATTTTTTGAGGAATAATGTGAAAAGATATGCGGGAATAAGTATTCGGGGTTCGAAAAAAATCTTTTATTTTGAAGCAGGAGCATTGTCTCTGGAAATCGGTGATGATGTTGTTGTCGAAACTGAGCGTGGAGTCAATATCGGTACGGTTAAGGTACTGCCAACCAATGAATTGCCGAAAAGGCTGCTGGCGAATAAAAAATCAATGAAAAAAGTGATACGCAAAGCCAGGGATGATGATTATAAGCTTTTGGCCGAAAATAAAATCAAGGAAGATGAAGCGTTTAAGGTTTGTGCTGATCTGATTGAAGAACTGCAAATGGCAATGAAATTGATTCGGGCTGAATATCTTCATGACAGCAGTAAGGCTGTTTTCTATTTCATGGCCGAAAACCGGGTTGATTTTCGTGAACTGGTCAGAAATCTTGCCCATCAGCTTCATGTACGGATTGAAATGAGGCAAATCGGTATTCGTGATGCGGC
Coding sequences:
- the holB gene encoding DNA polymerase III subunit delta', with the translated sequence KSENVPAALLLTGMEGVGKCFTAFQLVQVVNCRQAPPGDACGDCPDCRQIARRVHPDVLLVEAEKSQIKIDQIRELHHYLGFAPLSGRFKVVIINDAHLLNAAAANALLKTLEEPPAQTIFILVTHRQQVLLPTILSRCIALTFKPLSHAALRQIVVAGENDIDAKSMDRAIALGGGSVSMTRYFLEENRLAWRDDFLVRICALSAENYEDIFALADEINKDTENVEVAHYVLETFVRDALVLGNSSDINDLLLFHPDQLELLRKFAAKRTPEKLVFWLEELNRLQNRLLFNINIKLAWEALLLKLVVLQIKKG
- the ricT gene encoding regulatory iron-sulfur-containing complex subunit RicT, whose product is MSLEIGDDVVVETERGVNIGTVKVLPTNELPKRLLANKKSMKKVIRKARDDDYKLLAENKIKEDEAFKVCADLIEELQMAMKLIRAEYLHDSSKAVFYFMAENRVDFRELVRNLAHQLHVRIEMRQIGIRDAAGMVGGIGVCGRELCCSSFLYDFDPVTVKMAKEQGLALNPVKISGLCGRLMCCLGYEYENYLQMRKERQSNAKPDKKGK